The DNA segment TGAGAGACCTGAGGTTAGGCTGATTCTGTGACAGACTTGGAATTGGCAGTTAAGAAGACtgggcctggggctggggatttagctcagtggtagagcgcttacctagggagcgcaaggccctgggttcggtccccagctccgaaaaaaagaaccaaaaaaaaaaaaaaaaaaagactgggcctaagaactgggcaagtccatgCAAGCCAATTACTAATAGAAAACTCCAGGCTCCAACCTTCACGCCCTGATAATGGTTTTTGAATGCCTAGAGCTAGAGTAAACTAAAGATCTTATACCCCGGAATTCCAATGTGCTTTAAAAGGAGCCTGCGAGCTCACTTGGTTGTCCATCTTGGTAATGGGaggccccagcatgctggacttgtgcagaataaaacactctttgtgtttacatactatttgagtccagaATATCATTCTTCAGCGAATCTTAGACTCTTACAGACCaaaggcaagttggggagaaaagaatTTATGTGACTTACGCTTCCACCTCactagtccatcactgaaggaagtcaggacaggaactcaaacaggacaggatccgagaggcaggagctgatgcagatcaTGGAgcgtgctgcttactggcttgctcagcctgctcctgtatagaacccaggaccacctgcccaggggtggctccacccacaacGAGCTGGGCCTTCCAcataaatcactaattaagaaaatactctacaggcttgcctgcagcccacTTTATAGACTGCAGcccattttctcaattggggttccttcctctcagatgatgcTAGCCTTTGACCAGTTGACATGAAATTAGCCAGTTCATCTACCTTGTCAGGGACTCAGAAGAAAATTACTACTGTAACATTGGGCAGGAGAGGAATCTGAGCTGTCTGTGCAGGGCTGACTCAAAGACAACTTAAGTTGGGACTCACAGTACATACACCTGTTGCTATttcaaatgtttatatttatttttatttattcattttacatcccactcactgtctCCCTCCAGGTCATCCGCTGCCAAAATCCTCcccccatacccctccccttctcctctgagagggtgggctccccctgggtatccccccaccCCAGTACATCAAGTCCTCTATGGGACTAGGTatatcctctccctctgaggccagatgAGGCAGCCCAgccagaagaacatatcccagacaggcaacagcttttgggatagctacCCGCTCGTtgttcgggacccacatgaagaccaagctgcacatctgctacacatgctgGGAGAAGCCTAGGTCCAGCAAAGTGTatgcactttggttggtggttcagtctctgagaaccccaaggtccagtttagttgatacttttggtcttcctatggagtccctaTACCCTTCAGAGTCCATACCCTCccccctattcttccataagagtccccaagctccatccaatgtttggctgtgggtgtgtcCAACCACCTGAATCAACTGCTGGGTGGAGGATAAAGAGCAATGCCTGAGACCTTTaaaaatgaacgaatgaatgaacgaacgaatgaatgaatgaaaatgaggACGTGCCCACTCCACGTTTGGTGGTAGAGAAGGGTTTGATTGTAGATGTGTAAAGTACACCacaggcatctggaagagtcctgTCTGAACCGGGCCATGAGAGATGAGaggaagtgatgagagagggcAAGAAAGGGGAAGCAAACCAAGAGAGAAGTGGAGAGTCTGGGAGCAAGTGGTAGACATGGCTGGACTATACAGGGTAGAGAAGCTcaacccctgggctggagagctTTAGGGTAGGGGGCAGGGTGAGAAGCGCTGGGAGGAGGTACAGGAACTGATACTTGACCCATGTTTCTTTGGGACATAACAAAACCCCTCTTGTTCCAGCTGGTCATACATACGCGGTATGACCTGTTCTTCCTCACAATCTGTGAAGTGGCCTGGTCCACAGTGGAGGCCCACTGGCGGGGAGCCTACTGCGGTTAACTGAAGAGGAAACCAAACTACTGGGCACTCGCTTGCCACGCCAACCAGGGCTGTGCTCGGGATGTGCCCAGCCTGCTGTCTGTAGTGTGGGGCCCTTTAGAAGCCGCTGCAACCACAGGCAGCccgaacagaaacactgtaaaCGGACCCACTGCAAGGCTGCCGCATCGTCACCAGGCTCAGCCAACAGTCATACCTAGgaagcaatattttttttttgtgcctgGACTCGCTTGAGGTGTACGGCTGCTTCCTTTTAGTCTGAGCTAGGCCGATGGACTCAGAAATATACACCCATTGATTTTCCAGCTTTGAGGCATGTATACAGACCCCGCCTCCATCCCAAGGTGTCTACAGGAAGGATGGCGGCTGCAGGGAGGAGGGTCTCCTGTCTTCCTAAGGGTGCCCTCTCCACCAGCCTGTGGGTGGATCGAGGCACTCTATCAGCTGGGTGGAGCACTGAACCTATCTAGCTGGCCAGGGCCTGCAAACCCTGAAGGAGGAAGAAACCGCAGAGCACGTGGGACCTGCAGCCGACAGGCTTTAGAGAGGTACCGTAGGCCAGGACGCCACTCTCGGCCTCTCTCCGGGGCCCCTGGGAGGCAGTTGAGTAGCTCCAGCTGACACTAGACGGAACAGCAGGAAGGAGTCGCCGCAGAGGACACAACTCCCAGCAAGCCCTGCGCCTGCCAATCCCGGAAGGCCACGCGCGGAGGCTCATGGGGCGGGACTTTCCCGGCTGACCTCGCGCCGTCCACTCCCGGAAGGCGACTTTTTCCAGAGGGCGTGGCCTGCGAGGCGCTACAGTCGTCGCCTGCTCCCAGAAGGCTACGGGTGAGGACGCGGGGGCGGGGCGCTCCCGGCCTGCTCTGCGGCGCGTCTCCGCCCGCGGGTTTTGAATTAGGGATTGTGGCGACGCTATCATGGGTGCTCCGGCGCTGCCCCCGACCTGGCAGCTGTACCTTAAGGACCACCGCATCTCCACCTTCAAGAACTGGCCCTTCCTGGAGGATTGCTCCTGCACCCCAGAGCGGGTAAGTCGGCCCCTACTCGCACCTCGGCGTTCATACACAGACATTTCCGTCCCAGCTTCAAGCGACTCCATCCTGGGCCGGACGGTGCCTTAGTGGTGGGACCCGGGATCAGAACTCCCCAGCCTCGCTTCGCTCTGTTAGCCAGTGTACTTTGCTCTGCTCAGGACGGGGAAAGACTGCTCTGTTCTCCACGAGGCCACTCCGCTCTCCCCTCCCTTTACCTGAACCACTAAGGCTGCCCTATCCCTACTGTTAGGCCCCGTAGACCTGGcctcttcccactgttcccaGAGGCTGCCTCAGCTCTCGGCCCGGAAAGATTGCTGGAAATGCTAGGATAAGGTCAGACTGTTGATCCTTGCTCACGAGCTGTCCTTTTCAGATGGCGGAGGCTGGCTTCATCCACTGCCCTACCGAGAATGAGCCTGATTTGGCCCAGTGTTTTTTCTGCTTTAAGGAACTGGAAGGCTGGGAACCGGATGACAACCCTATGTAAGTCCCGCCGGCTACTCTCCGAGGGTTTCCTGGTGCCCCCCTCCCATTGGGAGTCTTTTGGGAAGAACTGGAATTGGGACAAACTATCTGTATTTGGTAGAAGAACCTGCTTCTTACTCATGTGTtacagactggtcttgaacttgttatACAGCTCACACTGGTCTTGAATTCTCGGTTTCCTGAGTGCTGCCAACATGCACTGTTTTGCctgaggttttgttgttgttgtgttttgttttgtttttggtttcagatagggtttctctgtgttgtagctttggctgtcctggaactccttctgtagaccaggctggcctcaaactcagagatccacctgcctctgcatcccaagtgctggcgttaaaggtgtgtgccaccattgcccggCCTGCCtgagatttttaaagatttgctgtTGTCGATGTTGttaatgtgcacatgtatgtcaaTTTCTGCCGTGCATGTGGGTATCAGATCCCTAGGGGCTGGAGTTAGAGTCTGTTATGAGACCCCTTatgtggggtgctgggaactgaggttCTGTGGGAAAGCACCTAACTGAAGATCTGTGGAAAAGGGCTCCTAACcattgtgccatctctccagtcccagatatttttatattattattattattattattattattattattattattactttatgtttttcttttgtgtgtgtttggatgaGGGTGTCATGGTGGATGTCGGAGTAAAGACAACTTTGAGGAGTAAGTTCCCTCCTATTGTATGTGTCCCTGGAATTGAACTCCGGTGAggaggtttggcagcaagcatctttacctgctgggccatttCTGTGGCCCCAGTTTGATTTCAGACCccaggacaagggactgaggtgcatattttacataccaaaaacagacctggcctccaggttctcccagcatcccttggTGCCTCAGGggcataccccacccccacccctgaacTTTTCAGCCCAGGGGCCAGACTGCCCTTTCCCCCCCAAGactcctccctatataatccagacttTTTGgtcttctctctcctgctcttcctcctcttcccccttctctctatgtgcgctctttctcttcctcttaccccctctttcccttctcatGGTGACTCCCCTGGCCTctgtccttggggccagtgaattCACCTGAGAGCAGCCTTCCAATTAGCCTGCAATTAATAtcatctaatctggcttgaattggttcATTTCACCAGTAGAGAAATTATTTATCAGCCCCTGACCATGATTCTTTAGAAACAGCTGTATTGAAATAGAATCCACACACTGCAGAAGTCACTCTTCGGGTCTTCGCTTTGCGTCATTACTCTGGGTTTCATTCTTATGCTTACCTGTCCTTCTGCTTGCCCATTATACCTCCAgccctggctcttttttttttaagatttatttatttatgtatacagcattctgcctgcatataacACCTGCAggcaagaagaggacatcagatcccattacagatggctataagccaccatgtggttgctgggaattgaactcagaacctctggaagagcagccaaaaGACACATTAGGGGTTAAAAACTGCAGCACCCTCTGACCAGAGAGAAACAACAACTCTGGTGCTTTTCTTGGAGAGAAAATTGAGGCCATAGAAGCATCACTTTTGTCAGCAAAGAAGGTGAGGGGACATGGGAggcatgacagacagacacagcaacCTGACTGAATACTCAAgagctgtgttttcttttgcCTATTTAAGGCTAGGTGTCTTGCTGGGCATGGAGACCCACACATGCCACctacctcagcactcaggaggcacttgtggatcagcctgggctacataatgaggccccgtgtcaaagaaacaaggtctggggctggagagatggctcagaggttaagagcacttgttgccttGCAGAAGGCCTAGGTTTGATTAGcagcacccacctggtggctcacaaccgactacaattccagtgctgggggatctgatgcctgcgTCTGGTTTCTGCGGACACCAAGCACACACGGGAGGGTGAAGACTTAACGTTGCCTGTGTTTGGAGTTTGTGTGGCTGTGTTCTCACTGCAGTCCTGGGCTGAGTGTTGTGACAGAGCATAGCCAGGATATGGTCCCTTTGCAGGCGTGTGCGAGTTAGCAGAGTCCTGGATTACCGTCCAATTGCACCTCGTTCAGAATCTGTGCTAACGTTATAAAAACATTACTGTAAACTAAAATGATTTCTAGCAGGTCTTTGGGGATTCAAACAacctttgtgcgtgtgtgtgtgtgtgtgtgtgtgtgtctgtgtctgtgtgtgtacacacaggtaCATGCATGCACAATATACATATGTGATGATGTGCGGAGGTTGAAGGACAATTTATAGACATTAGATCTCTGTCCCTCTACTCTCTGGGTCCTAGGATGGAACTCAAGCTGTCAGGCTTAGTgaattttatttacaaattttTAGGTATGGGTGTGTCTtaggatttctttttgtttgtttgttttgttgtttgagacgGTTTTTCTGTgcggccctggctatcctggaactctgtaaaGCAGGCTGGGTTgaactctgccttctgagtgttgagattaaaggcggtgaccaccactgcctggatctgttgtgaagagacactgtggccACAGCATTATGAAGGAAAGCATTTAGCTGGGGCTATGGTCACAGcattataaaggaaagcattggggttggggatttagctcagtggtacagtgcttgcctaggaagcacaaggccctgggttcggtccctagctccggaaaaaaaaaaaaaagaaccaaaaaaaaaaaaaaaaaaaaaagaaaggaaagcatttagcTGGGGCTATGGCCACAGcattataaaggaaagcatttagctGGGGCTATGGTCACAGcattataaaggaaagcatttagctGGAGCTATGGCTGCAGcattataaaggaaagcatttaactggggctgtcttagcgttcagaggtttagtccattatcatggtgcAAGCATGGCCgtatgcaggcagacttggtgctggggaggcagccGAGAGTTTACTTCCatatcagcaggcagcaggtagagagagtgacactgggcctggcttgagcatctgaaacatcagagcctgtccccagtgacacacttcatccaacaaggccacatctcttaatagtgccaccccttattagtctatggggccattttcattaaACCCACCACGGGGTCAGGTGGCGTCTCTGGTGGAGCAttcctttagtcccaacactgagggggcagaggcaggtggatctctgaattggagaccagcctggtctacaaagcaaagtTGTACAaagcccaggacagccagggctacatggagaagcTCTGtcttgacaaacaaaacaaaaatcgtGTAGCCTCCTATTGATCACTAGAGAATCCAGAAAAATATTGTGACCATAAGGATGGGGAGACCTTACAGAGAGAAGATAGGCTGTGTGGGCATTCCTGGGACATGTTTGCCCTTGATGCAGTGCAGGGTGCACCAAAAGACAGCCGTGGAGATGGGAGATGGGCTGCAGGTTGTGAGTGGCGGTGGCGCTTTTGACATGGAGGTCTGTTGGTTTTTCTAGAGAGGAGCATAGGAAGCACTCCCCTGGCTGCGCCTTCCTTACAGTCAAGAAGCAGGTGGAAGAACTGACCGTCAGCGAGTTTTTGAAACTGGACAAACAAAGAGCCAAGAACAAAATTGTATGTATGACCGAAAATAAGGACTGAGCAAGTTCGGTCCCCAGAAGCCCTGGGGATCTGTCTCAGGGAGCACCCTCAACCCGGGGGAGCGTGTGGGTAAAGACAAACAGGACTGACCTGGAGTGTGGCTTGGAGCTGGCATGCAGCAGCAGACCTGTCCCCTCAGAATGTGATTCAGTGGTGGTTCCTGTGTAAGGTCACCTTCCCAACTGAGTGACAAGCATTGTCAGGAGCCCTTATCACAGGCTGATCCCCGTGGTGGCAGTGGTAGAGGCTTGGGAACATGGAATAGAGAATACTGTCTGAAGGGGACACTGAAGCAGACAGGGCAGCAGAGCTTTGCCTCTTGTCACGGGCCGTTAATTGGGAAGTAGGTGGCACAGGTGAGCCCACAGGGAGGTGGCTCCCATGCAGCCGGGCATGAAGAGTCAAGGTGGCCAGAGTCCAGAGCTCACAGTAAACCCGAGTCCATTGGGACAGAGAGCAGAGCTCACAGTAAACCCGAGTCCACTGGGACTGAGAACACCCCATGTTTTGCATGGGGTTTTCACTGCAATTGTTTGTCTATCTGAAGTCCAAATTTATCAGGCAGTCTGTGTTCTCCTCTGTTACCCTCGCACTGTTTTAGGGGGAGGATTTGGGGAGGGGTTTACTGGCAAACTTCCTCATGCTCGAAGGATGACCTCCAGCTGACCCTGGCCGGGGCGGAGACTAGGACCTGCTGTCCTGCTTACCATGGTTTCACTTCAGCTGTGAGTTCCGTTCTTTGGTGGAGGGCATTGTGAGATAACTGACTGATAACTCAGTGTCAAGGATGATGGTTTTCTGTCAACAGGGAGGACTGAAGACAGTGTTGGGTCCAGCACGCTCAGACACTCTGGGGATGGGCAAGTGAGGTCGGCCTTGCTGATCAAAGTCCCCGTTAtatagtgttgttgttgttgtggttgttgttttgaagCACAGTTGGAGTTCAATAAACATTTAATACTAGATTGGGCACAGAGTCAaaagaaccatctctccaggctcaaaCCCCTCtcccaggttttctttttttttttcaaagacagggtttcatcatctagccctggctgccctagaactcaggaactcattatgtagaccaggctgacctcaacaTACAGAGATCGAaccacttctgcctcctgagtgctgggattaaaggcatgtgttactatgtgcttttttttttaattaattaatttattcattttccttaaaaacagaggctttttaaattttatttattttttaaagatttatttatcatatataagtacactgtagctgtcttcagacacaccagaagagggcattggatcccattacagatgtctgtgagccaccatgtggttgctgggaattgaactcaggtcctctggaagagcactcagtgctcttatctactgagccatctctccagcccctgttttttttaatttataatgtattttatgtgtgggtgttttgtttgtggaggtcaaaagagggcattgcaTTATCTAGAACTggaaccatcatgtggttgctgggaattgaactcaggtcctctggagagcagcccgtgctcttaactgctgtgcccTCACAGACCCCTGAGTGttctttgctgctgttgtttgttttctgagtcagggcttctccttggctgtcctggaactcactctgtagtccagctggcctcaaactcagagattcacctatctgcctcctgagtgctgggattaaaagcatgcccCACGCCAGTCAACCCTTCCGGTAGCTCTGTGGGTCTGTGGAGATACCATAAGGAGCACAGCcatttttcagtcttttttttttcttgtcaacttatttttaaattaagttctCTAGTCTGTGAACGTGACTTTTATTCTTCTGTAATAATTGTCCTCTTACAGGCTCACTGCTCCCGTGTGCTAACTTAGGCCAAGTCCTGGAAGTTTTAgtctctgtacaatctaatctaggcctagcaTGGTTTCAGCCTCTGAAACGCTTCTGAATCAACtcactctttctagttctttctgaactctggctggatGGTTCatctcagctcttctggctcaaatcctctccaagctgactgattcagtctggcttctctctcagactcctgaattgctctgcttggcctcgtACTACCTTTAGCAATCTGTTCTcattttctggctccttctcattttctggcttgttctgtcttcacctgcgtCTAGTTTGTTCTCTTCAACGTGTCTCTGTAAAAACTCTctcagtaaaactgcctcctctcttccctctctgcactgcttcttaaatagcttctccttcctcccttctcatgGGAGTTGGACATATCgtgttctgtcaaatctttctctgattcgtcactttgtctgccactcaattagacatcatttcacacatgggtgcttccttctacaaactaactttaccttcattgtttgggattaaagttgcATGTTAAGGGCATGTCTGTGTTCCAACCAGAGTGATTAAAGGTGAGTGCTAAGGGCTGAACTAGaaaccacaactagaaacaggtttttccagtaaacaacacaatcttggggttcaatGTGATCGAACATCCTACAACATTAACGCTGGCTTGGTGCCAGGGGGTACAGTCCTAGGGTGCAATCCCATATAATTTGGTCGGCTGAAGGAGGATTGAAAGTCTAAAGCTATGGGCTACATGAATCctgtgtgagtaagtgtgtgtgtgtgtgcgtgcatgcgtgtatcAAGGAAGAAAAGTTGGGGCTTGTAGCTCAGTAAGTATTTGCTTGTTATGCTTGAggcctaggttcaattcccagcaatacAAAATTAATAACTTTCCTTTTAGTACTTTGTTATTTTGTTGCGATGGTGATGAAACTGTGGTGTCTCCCTTGGTAGGCGAGCCCCTCCCTCTGGGCCACACCGCAGCCCCATTGTGTCTGTTCGTCATTCCAGGCAAAGGAGaccaacaacaaacagaaagagtTCGAGGAGACCGCGAGGACGGTCCGCCAGTCCATTGAGCAGCTGGCTGCCTTACGCTGAGCCTTTGCTGGGCAACCTGGACCTGAGTGACATGCCACGGCTAAGCCACTTGTCCCAGCTTTCCAGGCCTGCCTGGCCGCCTTGGTGTCTTACAGGAGACCGTGACATTTCGAAACTGGACATCAGATGATTTGGGGTTTTGCTTTAAAGGGGCTCAGCCTGCGTGGCCACCTCTCTTTGGTTTTGTGGCTTTGCTCTATTGTGACCTGGACTTAAGCACTGAGGAAGGGAGTGGATGAGGGACAGGATTCTCTGACAGGATctatggggtggggaggggggtgaaGGGAGGGTTGTGCAAGGCCTTTCTGGTCTTGATGTTTCCATGCCTGGCAGCTGTCGCAGCCCATGTGTAGGTGTGGTTTATATATGTTTGTGCTGATAATTCTTCTGTCCTTCTGATGAGTCCTCCTACCATGGGGTAATGGAATAAAATAACTTAACAAAGTGGACCGTAAGCTCTTTCTGTCTTGGGGAAATGGTTTGTTTGGTCTTTTGAGATGGGCCTCATGTGGTCCAGGCTGATCTGGAGCTTtgtatagccaaggctggccttgaactccatccTGCTGCCCGACCTCCCAGAGGTCACACGGAACaggacctccttttcctcttttttttttttttttttttggttctttttttcagagctggggaccgaacccagggccttgcgctctaccactgagctaaatccccaacccctctttttttttttttttagagatttatttattcatttataggaatacactgtagatgtcttcagacacaccagagaaggcatcaaatcccatgacagatggttgtgagccgctgtgtggttgctgggaattgaactcaggacccctggaagaagaTTCActgcgcttaaccactgagccatctctgcagctcccaGGACTTCCTTTTTCTTGCTTCCTTTGCAGACCTCTGCAAAGCAGCAAGTGTGATGGACAGTGTTGTCAACTTCATCACTTATAAGGTGGGGGGTATTTCAATTGTACTAATTGAGGTGGATCCTGTGCTAAATGATGCAGAACTGAGCGTCAGGGTGCACTCATTGTCCTGTTTCCTGACTGACCAGCTGCTTCTTGCTCCCTCGACCCCGACTTCCCCATAGGCACCAACTacaccttgaactgtgagccctGGGTAACTGCTCCTCCTCTCAGGTGCTTTTGTCAGAGGATTTTATCACAACAGCAAGAGAAACTAAGGCACCAGGTGAGGTGCCACCTACTGATAATCCTAGAACTTTggaagcagaggctgaagaaTCAGGTTCTGAGTTGTCCTAAGCTACACATATGGaggttgaggtcagcctgggctattttGTGCGTGTCAAACCGTATGACTATTCTCCAAGCATGTGGGGAAAAGCATAGCCCACTGTGACACGGCACGGTTCTAAGGCAGGCGGGGTACAGACTTCACACGTGTACTACTCTGCACCTCATGCTGATAGAGTCTAGGTCTGCTCTGTTCCTACCCTGCAAAGCGTTGCCAGTCTCACTGATTCCAGGAGGATCAACAGGAAGCCAGTAAGACcttcagaactcaggaggcatgAAGCAGAGTTAGAAATGACAGCTCAAGTGACCTTCTGAGGCTTCCAGCAGGGCTGAGTGACATGCCTGCAGTTTAGCTTGAGGAACACTGGAAACCAAACATACCGTCCTATCGGGCTTTGGTTCTGTCTGCAGCAGCCCAGCAAAGCCCAGGCTCAGCGTGTGTGAAGGATTCAGGCCACGCACTTTCCTGGTGGCAGTGGTGTGTATGCCTGTGCTCACTTGGATGACTCCTGGGAGCCCACTTCAGGAGCTGCTCTGGACATCTGGGGCCTGGCTGTCTCCAGATCCACCTAAGACATCCTGGTGGCCTCCCTGAGGGCTTAGACCAGCTCTGTGCAACAGTAACGAGCAAAACAAGGGAACCAGGGTACAACATTAGGAGCTGGGACCATTCCCATCTTACCACAGAAATCATAGGAGCGGAGGCTAAACAACACATGTGAGAGAAAAGGACCTATGTCTAGATGGCTGGTCAAAGCCATAGGCAAGCATCAAGGTGGAGATCTGAGCCCAGGTGGATCTAGGTCCCAGTCAGGGATGACAAGACATATGCAAACAGGCCGGCCTGGGCAGAGGCCAGCTCTGCCACAGTCTCGACACTGAGGACCTTACTGCCTGACATGAGCAAAAGtcaccctgaataaagtcaggaaCCAGCACAGCTTCGAGTTTTCGGTCCACTGTCTCGGTCTATAGGTCTTGCTGGGTTTCAACAGGGAGGGGCCAATCTG comes from the Rattus norvegicus strain BN/NHsdMcwi chromosome 10, GRCr8, whole genome shotgun sequence genome and includes:
- the Birc5 gene encoding baculoviral IAP repeat-containing protein 5, producing MGAPALPPTWQLYLKDHRISTFKNWPFLEDCSCTPERMAEAGFIHCPTENEPDLAQCFFCFKELEGWEPDDNPIEEHRKHSPGCAFLTVKKQVEELTVSEFLKLDKQRAKNKIAKETNNKQKEFEETARTVRQSIEQLAALR
- the Birc5 gene encoding baculoviral IAP repeat-containing protein 5 isoform X1, which gives rise to MGAPALPPTWQLYLKDHRISTFKNWPFLEDCSCTPERMAEAGFIHCPTENEPDLAQCFFCFKELEGWEPDDNPIEEHRKHSPGCAFLTVKKQVEELTVSEFLKLDKQRAKNKIASPSLWATPQPHCVCSSFQAKETNNKQKEFEETARTVRQSIEQLAALR